The following are encoded together in the Populus trichocarpa isolate Nisqually-1 chromosome 5, P.trichocarpa_v4.1, whole genome shotgun sequence genome:
- the LOC7486367 gene encoding putative pentatricopeptide repeat-containing protein At5g08310, mitochondrial, whose protein sequence is MALSKLTMKPFQNLSKSIKANNPFSIFTKNLCGFPLDSRNITNDLISIFTKQPFSPNNPELESLAPLLNTKVVETVLNGLKNWKIALHFFTWASNQGPYKHNVYAYNAMASILSRARQKAPLRALSMDVVNSRCLMSPGALGFLIRCLGNAGLVVEANLLFDQVQKMGLCVPNSYSYTCLLEVLSKSICIDLLEMRLKEMHDHGWGFDKYTLTPVLQVYCNMAEFDKALDVFNEIHDRGWVDEYVFSILVLAFSKWGKVDKACELIETMEEKNVRLNKKTFCSLIYGFVKESRVDKALHLFDKMKKSGFTPDISLYDVIIGGLCVNKDVKKALCLYSEMKGFKIQPDVKIVTKLISSFSKEEELTCFFEEMHEDMDPKASTLLYNSVLNSLVDNGSVHKAYHLLQAITIGNCIGDGEIGKLFRGKAMVPPNSTTFSIVINGLIKTGDLDLAVGLFRDMARIGCKPDLLLYNNLIDGLCTSNRLQESCGLLQEMEESGIEPTSFTNNCIFGCLCRRHDISGALHLLKKMRIHGHVPWIKHSTSLVKELCKHGKEVEACKFLVDMAEEGFQPDIVAYSACLDGLIKIQEVDQALKLFQDICAQGYCPDVIAYNILIKGLCKTQRIAEAQNLLHEMEEKGLVPSAVTYNTLIDGLCKTDHLEEAMLFLSMMIEKEREPNVITYSTLINGLCNAGRPDDALVLWNEMGRKGCTPSSIAYMAFIHGLSNCGRPNEALVYLREMEEREMKPDTYVYVGLLNAFLVDSNQPLAFEILQEMVDKGKFPDLHDKNHISVRNAILKFSEDARTSSSIKNLLAKGSIPSASLSVTGITDGVEPAI, encoded by the coding sequence ATGGCCTTATCAAAACTCACCATGAAACCCTTCCAAAACCTCTCCAAATCAATAAAAGCCAACAACCCATTTTCCATTTTCACTAAGAACCTGTGTGGCTTTCCCTTAGACTCCAGAAACATCACAAACGACCTCATTTCCATCTTCACAAAACAGCCCTTTTCCCCAAACAACCCTGAATTGGAGAGTCTTGCACCATTACTAAACACTAAAGTTGTTGAAACCGTTTTGAATGGTTTAAAGAACTGGAAAATAGCTCTACATTTCTTTACTTGGGCATCAAATCAAGGTCCATATAAGCACAATGTGTATGCATATAATGCCATGGCTTCAATTCTATCACGTGCTCGACAAAAAGCCCCACTGAGAGCTTTATCTATGGATGTTGTGAATTCCAGGTGCTTGATGAGTCCTGGAGCCTTGGGGTTCTTGATTAGGTGTTTAGGTAATGCGGGGTTGGTTGTTGAAGCTAATTTGTTGTTTGATCAAGTTCAAAAGATGGGTCTTTGCGTGCCGAATAGCTATAGTTATACTTGTTTGTTGGAGGTTCTTTCTAAGTCCATTTGTATTGATTTGCTtgagatgagattgaaagaaATGCATGATCATGGATGGGGTTTTGATAAGTATACTTTGACGCCGGTGCTGCAGGTGTATTGTAACATGGCCGAGTTTGATAAAGCTTTAGATGTTTTTAATGAGATTCACGATCGAGGTTGGGTTGATGAGTATGTGTTTTCCATCTTGGTGTTGGCTTTTAGCAAGTGGGGTAAGGTGGATAAGGCATGTGAGTTGATTGAaacaatggaagaaaaaaatgtaagatTGAATAAGAAGACTTTTTGTTCTTTGATTTATGGATTTGTGAAGGAGTCTAGAGTGGATAAGGCCCTGCATTTATTTGATAAGATGAAGAAATCTGGTTTTACTCCTGATATTTCACTTTATGATGTGATAATTGGAGGGCTTTGTGTGAATAAAGATGTTAAGAAAGCTTTGTGTTTGTATTCTGAAATGAAGGGATTTAAAATCCAGCCTGATGTGAAAATTGTTACTAAGCTCATATCTTCTTTTtctaaagaagaagaattaacgTGCTTTTTTGAGGAAATGCATGAAGATATGGATCCAAAAGCTTCGACTTTGCTTTACAATTCTGTTCTGAATTCTCTTGTGGATAACGGTTCTGTACATAAAGCATACCATCTTCTTCAGGCAATTACGATAGGTAACTGCATTGGTGATGGTGAGATAGGTAAGCTGTTCAGGGGTAAAGCAATGGTCCCCCCTAATAGTACCACATTTTCTATTGTTATTAATGGCCTGATCAAGACTGGTGATTTGGACTTAGCTGTCGGTCTATTTCGAGATATGGCTCGAATTGGTTGTAAACCTGATTTGCTActgtataataatttaattgatggACTTTGCACTTCAAATAGATTGCAGGAAAGCTGTGGGCTTCTGCAAGAGATGGAGGAGTCAGGGATTGAACCAACCTCATTCACTAACAACTGTATATTTGGGTGCCTATGCAGAAGACATGACATTTCTGGAGCCCTTCATCTATTAAAGAAGATGCGTATTCATGGCCACGTGCCATGGATAAAACATTCTACCTCTCTGGTAAAAGAATTGTGCAAGCATGGAAAGGAAGTAGAAGCTTGCAAATTTCTTGTGGATATGGCTGAAGAAGGTTTCCAACCTGATATAGTTGCTTATTCTGCATGCTTAGATGGATTGATCAAGATTCAAGAAGTTGATCAAGCTTTGAAGCTATTTCAGGACATATGTGCTCAGGGTTACTGTCCTGATGTGATTGCTTATAACATATTGATAAAGGGGCTTTGTAAGACCCAAAGAATTGCAGAAGCTCAAAATCTTTTGCATGAGATGGAGGAGAAGGGTCTTGTTCCCTCAGCCGTTACCTACAACACGCTTATAGATGGATTGTGCAAAACTGATCATCTTGAAGAAGCTATGCTTTTTCTCTCCATGatgattgaaaaagaaagggagCCCAATGTCATTACGTACTCTACTCTAATAAATGGGTTATGCAATGCTGGAAGACCTGATGATGCTCTTGTGCTTTGGAATGAAATGGGGAGAAAAGGGTGCACTCCTAGTAGTATTGCTTACATGGCCTTCATCCATGGTCTTAGTAATTGTGGTAGGCCAAATGAGGCTCTGGTTTATCTCCGTGAGatggaagagagagagatgaaaccTGACACATATGTTTATGTAGGATTATTAAATGCTTTTCTTGTGGACTCAAACCAACCCTTGGCTTTTGAGATATTACAAGAGATGGTTGACAAGGGAAAATTCCCTGATCTGCATGATAAGAACCATATTAGTGTGAGAAATGCAATACTCAAATTCTCAGAAGATGCCAGGACTTCTTCGAGCATTAAAAATCTCCTTGCAAAGGGCAGCATTCCATCAGCGAGCCTTTCAGTCACCGGAATTACAGATGGAGTTGAGCCTGCTATTTAA
- the LOC18099076 gene encoding E3 ubiquitin ligase BIG BROTHER-related isoform X4, translated as MDDDDNNNNSSSNTKLGSGESKNNNSEQQEENPNLSSNGEQQEGDGEREGGGGGPQRQTSRRTPFTNLSQVDADLALARTLQEQERAYMMLRMNNDGSDYGSWEAGSYLRDDEDDFGDPDDETDEDDDTDVDEADAFDAAAAAADADAGDHDNTEVEIDPSVYSSDEAYARALQEAEEREVAARLLALAGLNDREAEEDTEEDHEDNSQDTWEEVDPDELSYEELLALGEVVGTESRGLSADTIASLPSINYKTGSSQNGSNDSCVICRLDYEDGETLTLLSCKHSYHSECINNWLKINKACPVCNTEVSTSAHS; from the exons ATGGACGAcgacgacaacaacaacaacagcagcagcaacacaaaATTAGGTTCAGGAGAatcaaaaaacaacaacagtgAACAACAAGAAGAGAACCCAAATTTGAGCTCTAatggagaacaacaagaaggagatggagagagagagggtggtggtggtggtcctCAACGTCAGACTTCAAGAAGAACTCCATTCACTAATCTTAGTCAAGTTGATGCTGACCTTGCTCTTGCCAGGACCCTTCAAGAACag GAAAGGGCATACATGATGCTAAGAATGAATAATGATGGGAGTGATTATGGAAGTTGGGAAGCTGGAAGTTATTTAcgtgatgatgaggatgatttTGGTGATCCCGATGACGAgactgatgaagatgatgacacAGATGTGGATGAGGCAGATGCATttgatgctgctgctgctgctgctgatgctgATGCTGGAGATCATGATAATACCGAAGTTGAAATTGACCCTTCTGTGTATTCCAGTGACGAGGCTTATGCCCGAGCCTTGCAGGAAGCTGAAGAAAGGGAGGTGGCTGCTAGACTGCTGGCCCTTGCTGGCTTAAATGATA GAGAAGCTGAGGAGGATACTGAAGAAGATCATGAGGATAATTCTCAG GATACATGGGAGGAGGTTGATCCTGATGAACTCTCATATGAG GAGTTGCTTGCATTGGGTGAAGTTGTTGGGACTGAAAGCAGAGGCCTTTCAGCTGATACAATTGCTTCTTTGCCTTCAATAAACTACAAGACAGGAAGCAGTCAGAATGGGAGCAATGATTC CTGTGTCATATGTCGTTTGGATTATGAGGATGGTGAAACTCTGACTCTGCTTTCCTGCAAGCATTCTTACCATTCAGAGTGCATAAACAATTGGTTGAAAATAAACAAG GCCTGTCCTGTTTGCAACACCGAGGTCTCCACTTCTGCGCACAGTTAG
- the LOC7456300 gene encoding E3 ubiquitin-protein ligase RING1-like, whose protein sequence is MSFTGAPPPPGVTAATTTTPKQYFCYQCNLAVSITVSPSNDPFCPICHDSFIEELEARNPQNPNPLSESVLNDPFDPFSSLFPPLFQISGNFSHPEFQIRPELSDQNAFNPFDFLRSHLQNLHSGGARVQFVIENNGGEQGGLRFPGGNFGDYFIGSGLEQLIQQLAENDPNRYGTPPASKTAIEALPTMKVTEEMMKSEMNNQCAVCKDEFESGEEVKGMPCKHVFHEDCIMPWLKMHNSCPVCRYELPADDPDYENRATGGQGSGGGSGGGVERRFTISIPWASGGGGQSSS, encoded by the coding sequence ATGTCCTTCACCGGAGCTCCGCCACCACCCGGCGTGACCGCTGCAACAACGACCACACCGAAACAATACTTCTGTTACCAATGCAACCTTGCAGTCTCGATAACTGTCTCTCCCTCTAATGACCCGTTTTGCCCAATTTGCCACGATAGCTTCATAGAAGAACTCGAGGCCCGAAACCCTCAAAACCCGAATCCATTATCCGAATCGGTTTTAAACGACCCTTTTgaccccttctcttctctttttcctcCCCTCTTTCAAATCTCTGGCAATTTCTCTCATCCTGAATTTCAAATCCGACCCGAATTATCTGACCAGAATGCGTTTAACCCATTTGATTTCCTACGTTCTCACCTCCAAAACCTCCATTCTGGTGGTGCTCGGGTCCAGTTCGTGATTGAGAACAATGGGGGCGAACAGGGAGGACTTCGATTCCCAGGTGGTAATTTTGGTGATTATTTTATTGGGTCGGGTTTGGAGCAACTGATCCAACAGTTGGCTGAAAATGATCCGAATAGGTATGGGACACCACCCGCGTCGAAGACGGCGATTGAGGCGTTGCCCACGATGAAAGTTACCGAGGAGATGATGAAATCAGAGATGAATAATCAATGTGCTGTGTGTAAAGATGAGTTTGAGAGTGGAGAAGAAGTCAAGGGAATGCCTTGTAAACATGTGTTTCATGAGGATTGTATAATGCCTTGGTTGAAGATGCATAATTCATGTCCTGTTTGTCGATATGAGTTGCCTGCTGATGATCCTGATTATGAGAATAGAGCCACTGGAGGGCAAGGGAGTGGTGGTGGTAGTGGTGGAGGTGTGGAGAGAAGGTTTACTATTTCGATTCCTTGGGCGTCTGGTGGAGGTGGACAAAGCAGTTCTTGA
- the LOC18099076 gene encoding E3 ubiquitin ligase BIG BROTHER-related isoform X1 has protein sequence MDDDDNNNNSSSNTKLGSGESKNNNSEQQEENPNLSSNGEQQEGDGEREGGGGGPQRQTSRRTPFTNLSQVDADLALARTLQEQERAYMMLRMNNDGSDYGSWEAGSYLRDDEDDFGDPDDETDEDDDTDVDEADAFDAAAAAADADAGDHDNTEVEIDPSVYSSDEAYARALQEAEEREVAARLLALAGLNDITGEAEEDTEEDHEDNSQDTWEEVDPDELSYEELLALGEVVGTESRGLSADTIASLPSINYKTGSSQNGSNDSCVICRLDYEDGETLTLLSCKHSYHSECINNWLKINKGVHFKVLRVPIICSRDLVAFNSQLR, from the exons ATGGACGAcgacgacaacaacaacaacagcagcagcaacacaaaATTAGGTTCAGGAGAatcaaaaaacaacaacagtgAACAACAAGAAGAGAACCCAAATTTGAGCTCTAatggagaacaacaagaaggagatggagagagagagggtggtggtggtggtcctCAACGTCAGACTTCAAGAAGAACTCCATTCACTAATCTTAGTCAAGTTGATGCTGACCTTGCTCTTGCCAGGACCCTTCAAGAACag GAAAGGGCATACATGATGCTAAGAATGAATAATGATGGGAGTGATTATGGAAGTTGGGAAGCTGGAAGTTATTTAcgtgatgatgaggatgatttTGGTGATCCCGATGACGAgactgatgaagatgatgacacAGATGTGGATGAGGCAGATGCATttgatgctgctgctgctgctgctgatgctgATGCTGGAGATCATGATAATACCGAAGTTGAAATTGACCCTTCTGTGTATTCCAGTGACGAGGCTTATGCCCGAGCCTTGCAGGAAGCTGAAGAAAGGGAGGTGGCTGCTAGACTGCTGGCCCTTGCTGGCTTAAATGATA TTACAGGAGAAGCTGAGGAGGATACTGAAGAAGATCATGAGGATAATTCTCAG GATACATGGGAGGAGGTTGATCCTGATGAACTCTCATATGAG GAGTTGCTTGCATTGGGTGAAGTTGTTGGGACTGAAAGCAGAGGCCTTTCAGCTGATACAATTGCTTCTTTGCCTTCAATAAACTACAAGACAGGAAGCAGTCAGAATGGGAGCAATGATTC CTGTGTCATATGTCGTTTGGATTATGAGGATGGTGAAACTCTGACTCTGCTTTCCTGCAAGCATTCTTACCATTCAGAGTGCATAAACAATTGGTTGAAAATAAACAAG GGGGTCCATTTTAAAGTGCTGCGGGTGCCAATCATATGTTCAAGGGATCTTGTTGCTTTCAATTCACAGTTACGTTAG
- the LOC18099080 gene encoding protein TRANSPARENT TESTA 16-like: MEQIIERYQRMTGTCIPDHDRREQLYGELAMLRKESRRLHSNMRCYTGEDMSSIPYEELDAVEQELERAVNKVRHRKNELLHQQLENLRRKERMLEEENSNMYRWARIQEHRAALGYQQAAIEANPVEHQQVLDQFQFCGERPVACFSFQTSLIKLTHTISSLLSPAFKALASRT; encoded by the exons ATGGAGCAAATCATAGAAAGGTATCAGAGGATGACTGGAACCTGCATTCCTGACCATGATCGTCGG GAACAACTATATGGAGAATTGGCTATGTTGAGAAAAGAGTCCCGGCGTCTTCATTCAAACATGCGCTGCTACACTGGTGAAGACATGAGCTCTATTCCTTATGAGGAGTTGGATGCAGTAGAGCAAGAACTAGAACGCGCGGTTAACAAGGTCCGACATAGGAAG AATGAGCTCTTGCACCAGCAGCTGGAAAATCTGCGCAGGAAG GAGCGTATGTTGGAGGAGGAAAACAGCAATATGTACCGCTGGGCAAGG ATTCAGGAGCATCGTGCCGCGCTGGGATATCAGCAGGCGGCGATAGAAGCAAATCCGGTGGAGCATCAGCAAGTCTTGGATCAATTCCAATTCTGTGGAGAACGGCCAGTAGCGTGCTTCAGCTTTCAAACATCACTCATCAAATTGACCCATACCATCTCCAGCTTGCTCAGCCCAGCCTTCAAGGCTCTAGCGTCTAGAACTTAG
- the LOC18099076 gene encoding E3 ubiquitin ligase BIG BROTHER-related isoform X2, with protein MDDDDNNNNSSSNTKLGSGESKNNNSEQQEENPNLSSNGEQQEGDGEREGGGGGPQRQTSRRTPFTNLSQVDADLALARTLQEQERAYMMLRMNNDGSDYGSWEAGSYLRDDEDDFGDPDDETDEDDDTDVDEADAFDAAAAAADADAGDHDNTEVEIDPSVYSSDEAYARALQEAEEREVAARLLALAGLNDREAEEDTEEDHEDNSQDTWEEVDPDELSYEELLALGEVVGTESRGLSADTIASLPSINYKTGSSQNGSNDSCVICRLDYEDGETLTLLSCKHSYHSECINNWLKINKGVHFKVLRVPIICSRDLVAFNSQLR; from the exons ATGGACGAcgacgacaacaacaacaacagcagcagcaacacaaaATTAGGTTCAGGAGAatcaaaaaacaacaacagtgAACAACAAGAAGAGAACCCAAATTTGAGCTCTAatggagaacaacaagaaggagatggagagagagagggtggtggtggtggtcctCAACGTCAGACTTCAAGAAGAACTCCATTCACTAATCTTAGTCAAGTTGATGCTGACCTTGCTCTTGCCAGGACCCTTCAAGAACag GAAAGGGCATACATGATGCTAAGAATGAATAATGATGGGAGTGATTATGGAAGTTGGGAAGCTGGAAGTTATTTAcgtgatgatgaggatgatttTGGTGATCCCGATGACGAgactgatgaagatgatgacacAGATGTGGATGAGGCAGATGCATttgatgctgctgctgctgctgctgatgctgATGCTGGAGATCATGATAATACCGAAGTTGAAATTGACCCTTCTGTGTATTCCAGTGACGAGGCTTATGCCCGAGCCTTGCAGGAAGCTGAAGAAAGGGAGGTGGCTGCTAGACTGCTGGCCCTTGCTGGCTTAAATGATA GAGAAGCTGAGGAGGATACTGAAGAAGATCATGAGGATAATTCTCAG GATACATGGGAGGAGGTTGATCCTGATGAACTCTCATATGAG GAGTTGCTTGCATTGGGTGAAGTTGTTGGGACTGAAAGCAGAGGCCTTTCAGCTGATACAATTGCTTCTTTGCCTTCAATAAACTACAAGACAGGAAGCAGTCAGAATGGGAGCAATGATTC CTGTGTCATATGTCGTTTGGATTATGAGGATGGTGAAACTCTGACTCTGCTTTCCTGCAAGCATTCTTACCATTCAGAGTGCATAAACAATTGGTTGAAAATAAACAAG GGGGTCCATTTTAAAGTGCTGCGGGTGCCAATCATATGTTCAAGGGATCTTGTTGCTTTCAATTCACAGTTACGTTAG
- the LOC18099076 gene encoding E3 ubiquitin ligase BIG BROTHER-related isoform X3, with translation MDDDDNNNNSSSNTKLGSGESKNNNSEQQEENPNLSSNGEQQEGDGEREGGGGGPQRQTSRRTPFTNLSQVDADLALARTLQEQERAYMMLRMNNDGSDYGSWEAGSYLRDDEDDFGDPDDETDEDDDTDVDEADAFDAAAAAADADAGDHDNTEVEIDPSVYSSDEAYARALQEAEEREVAARLLALAGLNDITGEAEEDTEEDHEDNSQDTWEEVDPDELSYEELLALGEVVGTESRGLSADTIASLPSINYKTGSSQNGSNDSCVICRLDYEDGETLTLLSCKHSYHSECINNWLKINKACPVCNTEVSTSAHS, from the exons ATGGACGAcgacgacaacaacaacaacagcagcagcaacacaaaATTAGGTTCAGGAGAatcaaaaaacaacaacagtgAACAACAAGAAGAGAACCCAAATTTGAGCTCTAatggagaacaacaagaaggagatggagagagagagggtggtggtggtggtcctCAACGTCAGACTTCAAGAAGAACTCCATTCACTAATCTTAGTCAAGTTGATGCTGACCTTGCTCTTGCCAGGACCCTTCAAGAACag GAAAGGGCATACATGATGCTAAGAATGAATAATGATGGGAGTGATTATGGAAGTTGGGAAGCTGGAAGTTATTTAcgtgatgatgaggatgatttTGGTGATCCCGATGACGAgactgatgaagatgatgacacAGATGTGGATGAGGCAGATGCATttgatgctgctgctgctgctgctgatgctgATGCTGGAGATCATGATAATACCGAAGTTGAAATTGACCCTTCTGTGTATTCCAGTGACGAGGCTTATGCCCGAGCCTTGCAGGAAGCTGAAGAAAGGGAGGTGGCTGCTAGACTGCTGGCCCTTGCTGGCTTAAATGATA TTACAGGAGAAGCTGAGGAGGATACTGAAGAAGATCATGAGGATAATTCTCAG GATACATGGGAGGAGGTTGATCCTGATGAACTCTCATATGAG GAGTTGCTTGCATTGGGTGAAGTTGTTGGGACTGAAAGCAGAGGCCTTTCAGCTGATACAATTGCTTCTTTGCCTTCAATAAACTACAAGACAGGAAGCAGTCAGAATGGGAGCAATGATTC CTGTGTCATATGTCGTTTGGATTATGAGGATGGTGAAACTCTGACTCTGCTTTCCTGCAAGCATTCTTACCATTCAGAGTGCATAAACAATTGGTTGAAAATAAACAAG GCCTGTCCTGTTTGCAACACCGAGGTCTCCACTTCTGCGCACAGTTAG
- the LOC7486368 gene encoding sugar transport protein 10 gives MAGGAFVAHGSGRKYEGGVTCFVIITCLVAAMGGLIFGYDIGISGGVTSMDSFLKRFFPSVYNKEHETRDDNNMYCKFDSHLLTLFTSSLYLAALVASFFSSTVTRLFGRKISMLFGGLVFLVGAIFNGAATNIAMLIIGRLLLGVGVGFANQSVPIYLSEMAPAQIRGALNIGFQMAITIGILAANLINYGTAQIKEGYGWRISLGLAAVPALMITIGSFFLPDTPNSILERGHPEQAKRMLQKIRGTDNVEVEFQDLVDATEAAKKVEHPWKNILQPKYRPQLVICTMIPFFQQLTGINVIMFYAPVLFKTLGFGDDAALMSAVITGLVNLVCTLVSVYSADRFGRRILFLEGGVQMIISQILVGIMIAINFGTRGVGELSKGSANLVLFFICAYVAAFAWSWGPLGWLVPSEICPLEIRSAGQAINVSVNMFFTFLIGQFFLSMLCHMKFGLFLFFAGFVVLMTICVFFFLPETKNVPIEEMNRVWKAHWFWGKYIPDDAVIGSQTYTA, from the exons ATGGCCGGGGGAGCTTTTGTGGCGCATGGTTCTGGGAGGAAATATGAGGGTGGGGTCACATGCTTTGTTATCATCACCTGTTTGGTGGCTGCCATGGGTGGTCTCATTTTCGGTTATGACATTGGTATCTCAG GTGGTGTTACTTCTATGGACTCGTTTCTAAAACGATTCTTCCCATCTGTGTACAACAAAGAGCATGAAACTCGTGATGATAACAATATGTACTGCAAATTTGATAGCCATTTGTTGACATTGTTCACATCTTCCCTCTACCTTGCGGCTTTGGTAGCTTCCTTCTTTTCATCTACAGTGACAAGATTATTCGGCCGTAAAATCTCAATGTTGTTTGGAGGCCTGGTTTTCCTTGTTGGTGCCATTTTTAATGGTGCTGCGACCAATATAGCAATGCTTATCATTGGTCGTTTGTTGCTTGGTGTTGGTGTTGGCTTTGCTAATCAG TCTGTTCCAATTTATCTATCTGAAATGGCACCAGCCCAAATTAGAGGAGCACTTAACATTGGTTTCCAAATGGCCATTACAATTGGTATCCTGGCTGCAAATCTCATTAACTACGGAACAGCCCAAATCAAGGAGGGATATGGCTGGAGAATTTCTTTGGGTCTTGCGGCTGTCCCTGCTTTGATGATCACTATTGGATCGTTCTTCCTTCCAGACACTCCCAATTCTATACTTGAGAGAGGCCACCCCGAGCAGGCAAAGAGAATGTTGCAAAAGATTCGTGGCACAGACAACGTTGAAGTAGAATTCCAAGACCTTGTGGACGCAACCGAGGCTGCAAAGAAAGTGGAACACCCATGGAAAAACATCTTGCAGCCAAAATACAGGCCTCAACTTGTCATTTGCACAATGATCCCATTCTTCCAGCAACTCACTGGAATTAATGTCATCATGTTTTATGCACCTGTTCTCTTTAAGACCTTGGGTTTCGGCGATGATGCTGCGCTTATGTCTGCAGTTATTACAGGCTTAGTAAATCTCGTCTGTACACTTGTTTCCGTCTACTCAGCTGATAGGTTCGGGAGAAGAATTTTGTTCCTAGAAGGAGGGGTTCAAATGATTATTAGCCAG ATACTTGTTGGAATCATGATAGCCATCAACTTTGGGACACGAGGTGTAGGAGAATTGTCAAAGGGATCGGCCAACTTAGTTTTGTTCTTCATCTGTGCTTATGTTGCAGCATTTGCCTGGTCTTGGGGTCCATTGGGATGGCTGGTGCCTAGTGAAATCTGCCCTCTTGAGATCAGATCAGCAGGGCAAGCCATCAATGTCTCAGTTAACATGTTCTTCACTTTCTTAATTGGCCAGTTCTTCCTAAGCATGCTTTGCCACATGAAGTTTGGTCTCTTCTTGTTCTTTGCTGGCTTTGTTGTTCTCATGACCATCtgcgttttcttcttcttgcccGAGACAAAGAATGTCCCAATTGAAGAAATGAACAGAGTGTGGAAGGCACATTGGTTCTGGGGCAAGTATATCCCTGATGATGCTGTCATTGGAAGCCAAACATATACTGCGTGA